The nucleotide sequence GctattttattaaaacataaatatttgattttttataatttatagaGTGAGAAAGAAAAGGACACTCCATGGTAGTTTTGTTAGTAATTGAAGTCTTTAagaaaatttcaaaaattactTGATATATTTAAACTATTTgctatttttaataaatgatATATCGTTGCTACGATACTTTTATGCACATATTTCCACAATATATCGAGTGCTAAGGTAGCACCGCTGACGAATGAAGAAGAATATATAGCATACGAAACGGAACGGGAACAAAAATCAAATTCAAtacttaaattatttaaatttaggCATAAACGCAAGTGGGTGGTTCCCCTGAAAAACAAACCAGTATGAACGGCGAGAAGGACAACATCAGGGCTGGGATGTCAGCCCAAACGTCGATTGGAAGTACGACTGCTACCATCGGCGGGCACGGGGAGGAGCAATCCTCCCTGCGTGTCGCCAGCGGTCGAATCCCTGGGAAGCCGGGAGCAGGTAAAGCTACTTCCATGACGTCTCAGGCAAAGTTGAGCCGCACGGGTGTCGTTGTTGAAGTAGACTCGGGCTCGGAGAGCGTGCTACACGAAGCCGAAACCAGACATACCCGCTTGCCGGAACCAGGTTCCAACTCCACGCGTAGGGAAGGCCCGAAGCGTTCAAGCGAGGGGATGAAGGCTAAGGCGCAATACAAGGCAGCCCTCAAGATCAAGAGCCGGCTCCAGGACAAAGCGGACCTCTCCCAAGAGGAGAAGGAAAGGCTAGCCTGGGCAGAGCAAAGGATTGAGGAAGGAAGGCTGCACTTCGCAAGCAAACCGTCGATGGCGTCGTCGGGCGGATTTGCGAACAAGGTGGAGGAGATGCTTGCCAACAAGAGGCAACGCGCACACGAGAGTGCCGCCAAGGACATTTCAATGAGCAAGCGGAAACGAGGGCCCATGGAGGCAGGCACTCCGCCACCCAAAGTAGCAAGGATGCCCAACAGGAAGGCAAAGGTCAGTGATGTAGACAACCGACACCTGATCGTGGCACTCATTGACAGAAGCGACGAGAATGGAAAGATGACGGAGGCGCGCTGGAAGATCGTCCATGAGCGACTCGTTCAGGCTCTATTTGCACGGATAGAAGAGGCACCCACAGCCCCCATGCCCACATTCGATGGTGCAGGGTGGTTGAACGGTGTCAAAATCCTGAAGTGCAACGACGATCCAACCAGGAAGTGGCTGACGCAAACGGTCTGCCAGCTGGAGGCTTTGTGGGAGGGGGCCAAGCTAGAGGTGGTGGACAGGGAATTAATCCCATCCATACCGAAGGCGAAAGTGCTCCTCCCCATCGCAATCCAAGGGTATCGGGCGCTAAAGCTGCTTCAACGGCAGAACCCAGACGTTCCAACGGCGAATTGGAAGATTCTGCACATGGCCAGCCCACTACCCAACGAGGGGGGCCAAAGTGTGGTTCTCCAAATCAACAAGGAGGCGGAGGATCTGCTGTACCCAAGATTCGGGAAGATGGCGTGGGGCATGGGTAGTGTCTACCTCCGTCTTAGGAAGCGCCACCCTGACGACAAAGGCGCACACATCCTGCAGGCAGGCGAGGTGGAGAAGGACCTAGGTCTGGAAGCCGTCGTGGATGCCGCCCAGGACATTGCGGTAGACGACTCGGAGGACGAAGAGGACGGTGACCTGACTGTTATAGCCAATCCGTCGAGCGGAGATGAGCCAGCCACCTATGACACTGAGGGTGCTGCAGCTCAATCTCCATAAAAGCAGACTCGCGTCGGCGGAGCTCCTGATTGCACGTCGACATAGCCTTtgttcaagagccatggattgccTTGGGCAATATAGTGGCCGGACTAAGGTCCTCCAACTACAATACATTCTACTTACCAATGGTAAGCAGGAACAGAACCGCCGTACTTGTGCGGAAGGGTATCCATGCTAGCCTCATGCCTCATTACAGCTCTGATGACTTGACTACTGTGATGCTAGAAAGCGAGGAGCAGCGCCTCTTGGTAGCCTCCTGCTACATGGCACACAACAGACCGGTGCCACCAGACGAACTGAGCAGCTTGGTGTAATTGGGCTCGAAGGATGACCAACTCGGGGGCAATCGAAACCCTGGAACATCTGATCTGCAATTGCCCGGCTCTCTCACGAGCAAGAAGAAGATACCTCGGTGCCCCAGAACTGGCATCACTAGGAGAAGCCTCCAGCAGGAAACCAGGCGAACTTCTTGCCTTCGACAAAAACACCTCGATCCTTGTGGACATAAAAACCTCTTAACTAATCACAAGGTTCATACACATCAACCGGACAACTAAGGGCCATATTGGCCTATGCGTGGCCCCTTGAGGACCATCCGGGTTAAGCTAACCTAAccttatttatatatatatttaaaactcTAGATTTTGTAGAAACGAAGAAAAGTCTTTGGGGATATGATTGTATTATTGAATGTAATATGTTCGTCAAATTAGCATCGATGAAAAAG is from Drosophila suzukii chromosome 3, CBGP_Dsuzu_IsoJpt1.0, whole genome shotgun sequence and encodes:
- the LOC118877379 gene encoding uncharacterized protein — translated: MNGEKDNIRAGMSAQTSIGSTTATIGGHGEEQSSLRVASGRIPGKPGAGKATSMTSQAKLSRTGVVVEVDSGSESVLHEAETRHTRLPEPGSNSTRREGPKRSSEGMKAKAQYKAALKIKSRLQDKADLSQEEKERLAWAEQRIEEGRLHFASKPSMASSGGFANKVEEMLANKRQRAHESAAKDISMSKRKRGPMEAGTPPPKVARMPNRKAKVSDVDNRHLIVALIDRSDENGKMTEARWKIVHERLVQALFARIEEAPTAPMPTFDGAGWLNGVKILKCNDDPTRKWLTQTVCQLEALWEGAKLEVVDRELIPSIPKAKVLLPIAIQGYRALKLLQRQNPDVPTANWKILHMASPLPNEGGQSVVLQINKEAEDLLYPRFGKMAWGMGSVYLRLRKRHPDDKGAHILQAGEVEKDLGLEAVVDAAQDIAVDDSEDEEDGDLTVIANPSSGDEPATYDTEGAAAQSP